A section of the Pseudomonas prosekii genome encodes:
- a CDS encoding GspH/FimT family pseudopilin produces the protein MHQDGFSLIELLMGLAIAGIVLLLVSPAFAALTQANYREVAAQSLISGIRHARTIALTHNQNTVIYAINGDWAQGWRIILDVSGRGPQDSSNPLLVEHANGNRVPIVGNWSVRSFVRFSHLGQPLMPGRAFQAGTLYLCAAREPVSHLQVVLAPSGRVRLDNRKAEQALCAEEKRLKAATSRAALSASRT, from the coding sequence ATGCATCAGGACGGCTTCAGCCTGATCGAACTGCTTATGGGACTGGCAATTGCCGGGATTGTTCTGCTGCTGGTCAGTCCGGCATTTGCCGCGCTGACCCAGGCCAATTATCGCGAGGTCGCGGCGCAGTCGCTGATCAGTGGAATTCGCCACGCCAGGACGATTGCCCTGACGCACAATCAGAACACGGTGATCTACGCCATTAACGGCGATTGGGCTCAGGGCTGGCGGATCATTCTGGACGTCAGCGGCCGAGGACCGCAGGACAGCAGCAACCCGCTGTTGGTCGAGCACGCGAATGGTAATCGGGTGCCGATTGTCGGTAATTGGAGTGTCAGGAGTTTTGTGCGGTTCAGCCATCTCGGCCAACCGTTGATGCCGGGGCGGGCATTTCAAGCGGGGACGTTGTACCTCTGCGCGGCGCGCGAGCCGGTCAGTCACCTGCAAGTGGTGCTGGCGCCGTCCGGTCGCGTGCGCCTGGACAACCGCAAGGCTGAACAGGCGCTGTGTGCCGAGGAGAAACGACTTAAAGCAGCGACTTCACGCGCAGCTCTTTCGGCATCGAGAACGTGA
- a CDS encoding GspH/FimT family pseudopilin, whose translation MDHRTKGFTLVELLIALAVFLILITMAVPMFTRSIQGTRADTEVGDLQRALNFARLEAIDRGVTTRLRPTAGGSIWTGELSVYDSTGNPANVLRVVPAVSSGATLTLPSGVTAIDFNNLGGLSAPSTAVPISYVLGAQSRTLMVCLNGRIFSGGICG comes from the coding sequence ATGGATCATCGTACAAAAGGTTTCACGCTGGTCGAGTTGCTGATCGCGCTCGCGGTGTTTCTGATCCTGATCACCATGGCGGTGCCCATGTTTACCCGTTCGATCCAGGGCACCCGTGCCGACACCGAGGTCGGCGACCTGCAACGCGCGCTCAATTTCGCGCGCCTGGAAGCCATCGATCGCGGAGTGACCACGCGCCTGCGCCCGACCGCCGGTGGCAGCATCTGGACCGGCGAACTCTCGGTCTACGACAGTACTGGCAATCCGGCCAATGTATTGCGGGTTGTTCCAGCGGTGAGCAGCGGCGCCACTCTGACGCTACCCTCTGGAGTGACCGCGATTGATTTCAACAATCTCGGCGGTTTGTCGGCACCGTCCACGGCGGTGCCGATCAGTTATGTGTTGGGCGCGCAGAGCAGGACGCTGATGGTGTGTTTGAACGGACGGATTTTTTCAGGTGGAATTTGCGGATGA
- the pilV gene encoding type IV pilus modification protein PilV: MRDRSRRAQEGMTLIEVLVALVILTVGLLGAAAIQVNALKYTDSARMTSQASFIAYDMMDRIRANSGADYTVAPPTSGNLSVARDQDLYDFISNIVSFGGPTATGSVALNQRVYTITVTWDDSRAANVANSRRSFVLTSRAAVDPVTSP; encoded by the coding sequence ATGAGGGATCGGAGCAGGCGCGCACAGGAAGGCATGACGCTGATCGAAGTCTTGGTCGCTTTGGTGATTTTGACCGTCGGGCTGTTGGGGGCGGCGGCGATTCAGGTCAATGCGCTGAAGTACACCGACAGTGCGCGGATGACCAGCCAGGCGAGTTTTATCGCCTACGACATGATGGACCGCATACGCGCCAACTCCGGCGCTGATTACACCGTCGCGCCGCCGACCTCAGGCAATCTGAGCGTCGCGCGGGATCAGGACCTCTACGATTTCATCAGCAACATCGTCAGTTTCGGCGGCCCGACCGCGACTGGCAGCGTGGCCCTGAATCAACGCGTGTACACCATCACCGTCACCTGGGACGACTCGCGCGCCGCCAACGTTGCCAACTCGCGCCGCAGCTTCGTCCTGACCAGCCGTGCCGCCGTTGATCCGGTGACGTCGCCATGA
- a CDS encoding PilW family protein — protein MKHSSKGFGLIELLIALALSLIVVLGVAQVFISAKNTYVSQNTAAAMQEDARFVLSKMIQEIRMVGMFGCLGTVIDASTIGDFNASQIAPISWDNANLKLTLVTADVGSGGGTPTWTVLSDCKTGATAYTDLRAPASGQMAFPIRRLIYSFSNNQLLMGSGHGTPAQAVLINNVSAFNVSFGMATSTSDVAATSYTTNPSNPALIRSVRLSLTLADPKQRVRNQTFNVVAALRNRLQ, from the coding sequence ATGAAGCATTCAAGCAAAGGTTTCGGCCTGATCGAATTGCTGATTGCCCTGGCATTGAGCCTGATTGTGGTGCTCGGCGTGGCGCAGGTGTTCATCTCGGCGAAGAACACTTACGTCAGCCAGAACACCGCTGCGGCCATGCAGGAGGACGCGCGGTTCGTGCTGAGCAAGATGATTCAGGAAATTCGCATGGTCGGCATGTTCGGTTGCCTGGGCACGGTGATCGACGCCAGCACGATCGGGGATTTCAACGCCAGCCAGATCGCGCCGATCAGTTGGGACAACGCCAATCTCAAGCTGACATTGGTCACCGCCGATGTCGGCAGTGGCGGCGGCACGCCAACCTGGACCGTGCTGTCGGACTGTAAAACCGGCGCCACGGCCTACACGGATTTACGCGCGCCGGCCTCCGGGCAAATGGCTTTTCCGATACGTCGATTGATCTACAGCTTCAGCAACAACCAATTGTTGATGGGCAGCGGGCACGGCACGCCGGCCCAAGCGGTGCTGATCAATAACGTCAGTGCGTTCAACGTATCTTTCGGCATGGCCACCAGTACCAGCGATGTGGCGGCGACCAGTTACACCACCAACCCGAGCAACCCCGCGCTGATTCGCAGTGTGCGCCTGAGCCTGACGCTGGCCGATCCCAAGCAACGTGTGCGCAATCAAACCTTCAACGTGGTTGCCGCTTTGCGCAACCGGCTGCAGTAG
- a CDS encoding pilus assembly PilX family protein → MKACSCLPKRQRGMALLVSLVFLLLLTLIGISSMQNATLQEKMAGSVSLRNQSFQLAEATLRIGESAVQLPTYTQAVCGSTAQCAPPAESATLTAPGVNGSSGVNWIAVGGGFYGVQNIGTTTGAINIPSNTSATLYRVTAVGIVGNNIRSVVESIYAKY, encoded by the coding sequence ATGAAAGCGTGTTCATGCCTGCCGAAGCGCCAACGCGGAATGGCCTTGCTGGTCAGTCTGGTGTTTCTGCTGTTGCTGACGCTGATCGGCATTTCATCGATGCAGAACGCGACGTTGCAGGAAAAAATGGCCGGCAGCGTGAGCCTGCGCAATCAGTCTTTCCAATTGGCCGAGGCGACGTTGCGTATCGGCGAAAGCGCGGTGCAATTGCCAACTTATACCCAGGCGGTGTGCGGCAGCACCGCGCAATGCGCACCGCCAGCGGAATCGGCAACGCTGACCGCGCCCGGGGTCAATGGATCCTCGGGGGTTAACTGGATTGCCGTGGGCGGCGGTTTTTATGGTGTGCAGAACATCGGCACGACCACAGGCGCGATCAATATCCCCAGCAACACCTCGGCGACCCTGTACCGGGTCACGGCCGTAGGCATTGTCGGCAACAACATTCGCAGCGTGGTGGAGAGCATCTATGCCAAATATTGA
- a CDS encoding pilus assembly protein: protein MPNIDARAGMRRRWAQVLFGFLLSLYLTAPVYAFTPSDSPLLSAAAVPPNVMLLIDNSGSMNTIIFAPGFDPTVNRTPAKQCNAFLGLCLGSSDIVGSSIFLSSLPTSGCSGGAYAFYNNSLTPQCIKLPDPVGNGNTRYTDDYISYLVGLAAGSNRDFTNGSIPTDYRINVARNVSTSLVTSNRGLRIGLASFNAPTSNNSGNGGYIARSVADLTAVSGSVTQAQADTNYNTLINGINGLSAVANTPLAETYYEITRYFRGLAPFYNTTPSTYTSPIQYRCQKNYGVVITDGLPTYDRTFPTTDPLGSGRLPNWDGISNDGNDPNGDDEGDTLYLDDIAKFAFDIDMRSTGTDLAGKAWNAADFPKQNMNTYTVGFTAANQMLSDAAAYGQGLYYQANDAAGLNAALSSALSNITSKAGSGGSGVTSSSTLSSGSSYYQTTYDPKDWRGTIKAFGVTASGSVNTAVVQWNTDNVIVPGAAAPTYQSWNTLNNAPVTLAYGNFSPAQQTTLNQNLPTGIVGNDLVEWSKGVNKVGLKVRTVLLGDIINSPLALASPTAQTAADLVGDPAYTTYLATKAANMSASLVVNANDGFLNVINAGNGTRRYAYMPSSVLPSLRYIADPNYINGVSHKFLVDGQVGIFDAQLGTAWKTLALGGTGAGGKTFYAVQLFDASAGNAFRALWEISAPATSIPTNVFNDLGYAYARPEVARLADGRWAAFISNGYGSNSGVAALYVVDVRDGSLIKKIVIDSTETTNGLSSVELRVNSQNVVQAAYGGDLKGRLWKFDLSATAPETWGVAFAGKPLFTTPGGATQPITAQPLLADNAQGGKQIFFGTGKFNETPDKINKDLQGFYSIWDADGGGGQLTVANLQSQSITGVTSSSTGGQFITTTQNETTYPAEKGWYLPLVYNNVLTGERVINQASLVAGRIVFTTASVDTTDPCASFGTGKLVELDAFSGKMLNYAVLDTNGDGLVDSTDSISSGVIFTGGIPTLNAIVNNASRKIVNDSSGGISSLVEKPGGGGSRRIMWRQIQ from the coding sequence ATGCCAAATATTGATGCTCGCGCAGGCATGCGCCGACGATGGGCGCAGGTGCTTTTTGGGTTCTTGTTGAGCCTGTACCTGACGGCGCCGGTCTACGCCTTTACGCCGTCGGACTCACCGCTGTTGAGCGCGGCAGCGGTGCCGCCGAACGTGATGCTGCTGATCGACAACTCGGGGAGCATGAACACCATCATCTTCGCGCCGGGGTTCGATCCGACCGTCAATCGCACACCGGCGAAGCAGTGCAACGCGTTTCTCGGTTTGTGTCTGGGTTCGTCGGACATCGTCGGCAGCTCGATTTTCCTCTCCAGCCTGCCGACGTCCGGGTGTTCCGGCGGGGCCTACGCGTTCTACAACAACAGCCTGACGCCGCAATGCATCAAGCTGCCCGACCCGGTCGGCAACGGCAACACGCGTTACACCGATGATTACATCTCGTATCTGGTGGGATTGGCCGCCGGCAGTAACCGCGACTTCACCAACGGCTCGATTCCCACTGACTACCGGATCAACGTCGCGCGCAACGTCTCGACATCATTGGTCACCAGCAACCGCGGCTTGCGTATAGGCCTGGCCTCATTCAACGCACCTACCAGCAACAACTCCGGCAATGGTGGCTACATTGCCCGCTCGGTCGCCGATCTGACGGCGGTCAGCGGCAGCGTTACCCAGGCGCAGGCGGATACCAACTACAACACCCTGATCAACGGGATCAATGGCCTTTCCGCCGTGGCCAACACGCCGCTGGCCGAGACCTATTACGAAATCACTCGTTACTTCCGAGGTCTGGCGCCGTTCTACAACACTACGCCGAGCACCTACACCAGCCCGATCCAGTACCGTTGCCAGAAAAACTACGGCGTGGTTATCACCGACGGTTTGCCGACTTACGACCGGACGTTCCCGACCACCGATCCGTTGGGTAGCGGCCGCTTGCCGAACTGGGACGGGATCAGCAACGACGGCAACGACCCGAATGGCGACGACGAGGGCGACACGCTGTATCTGGATGACATCGCCAAGTTCGCCTTCGACATCGATATGCGTTCGACCGGTACCGACCTCGCGGGTAAAGCCTGGAACGCCGCAGATTTCCCCAAACAGAACATGAACACCTACACCGTCGGTTTCACCGCCGCCAACCAGATGCTCTCCGACGCCGCCGCTTACGGTCAGGGCCTGTATTACCAGGCCAACGATGCCGCCGGTTTGAACGCGGCGCTGTCCTCGGCGCTGAGCAACATCACGTCCAAGGCCGGCTCCGGCGGCAGCGGCGTGACCAGCAGCAGTACGCTGTCCAGCGGTTCGAGTTATTACCAGACCACTTACGATCCCAAGGATTGGCGCGGCACGATCAAGGCGTTCGGCGTCACCGCCAGCGGCTCGGTGAATACCGCCGTCGTGCAATGGAACACCGACAACGTGATCGTCCCCGGCGCGGCGGCGCCCACTTATCAATCGTGGAACACCCTGAACAATGCGCCGGTCACCCTGGCCTACGGCAACTTTTCCCCGGCCCAGCAAACGACGCTCAACCAGAACCTGCCGACCGGGATTGTCGGCAACGATTTGGTGGAGTGGAGCAAAGGCGTCAACAAAGTCGGCCTGAAAGTGCGCACGGTTCTGCTCGGCGACATCATCAACTCGCCGCTGGCGCTGGCCTCGCCAACCGCTCAGACCGCAGCGGATCTGGTCGGCGATCCGGCCTACACCACTTATCTGGCGACCAAAGCGGCGAACATGAGCGCCAGCCTGGTGGTCAACGCCAACGACGGTTTTCTCAACGTGATCAATGCCGGCAATGGCACCCGCCGTTATGCCTACATGCCGTCCAGTGTGCTGCCGTCGTTGCGCTACATCGCGGACCCGAATTACATCAACGGCGTCAGCCACAAGTTTCTGGTCGACGGGCAGGTCGGCATATTTGATGCGCAGCTTGGCACTGCCTGGAAAACATTGGCGCTGGGCGGCACCGGGGCGGGTGGCAAGACGTTTTATGCGGTGCAGTTGTTCGACGCCTCGGCGGGTAATGCCTTCCGGGCGCTGTGGGAAATCAGCGCACCGGCCACGTCGATCCCGACCAATGTTTTTAATGATCTGGGTTACGCCTACGCTCGCCCCGAAGTGGCACGCTTGGCCGATGGGCGCTGGGCGGCGTTCATTTCCAACGGTTACGGGAGCAATTCCGGGGTGGCAGCGTTGTACGTGGTGGATGTGCGCGACGGCTCGCTGATCAAGAAAATCGTCATCGACAGCACGGAAACCACCAACGGTTTGTCCTCGGTAGAACTCAGGGTCAATTCGCAGAACGTCGTGCAAGCGGCGTATGGCGGCGACTTGAAAGGGCGCCTGTGGAAGTTCGATTTGAGCGCCACGGCGCCGGAAACCTGGGGCGTGGCGTTCGCCGGCAAACCTCTGTTCACCACGCCGGGCGGCGCCACTCAGCCAATCACCGCGCAACCGTTGCTGGCGGACAATGCCCAGGGTGGCAAACAGATATTCTTCGGCACGGGCAAATTCAACGAGACCCCGGACAAGATCAACAAGGATCTGCAGGGTTTCTACTCGATATGGGATGCCGACGGCGGCGGGGGCCAGCTGACAGTGGCCAACTTGCAATCCCAGTCCATAACCGGCGTGACCAGCAGCAGTACCGGCGGACAGTTCATCACCACCACGCAGAACGAAACGACGTATCCGGCAGAAAAGGGCTGGTACCTGCCACTGGTGTACAACAACGTGCTGACGGGTGAACGGGTGATCAACCAGGCCAGTCTGGTGGCCGGGCGCATTGTCTTCACCACGGCCAGTGTCGATACCACTGACCCTTGTGCCAGTTTTGGTACCGGCAAACTGGTCGAACTCGATGCGTTCAGCGGTAAGATGCTCAACTACGCGGTGCTCGACACCAACGGCGACGGGCTGGTCGACAGCACGGACTCGATTTCCAGCGGGGTGATTTTCACCGGGGGGATTCCGACGCTGAATGCGATCGTCAACAATGCATCGCGCAAAATCGTCAACGACTCCAGCGGCGGCATCAGCTCGCTGGTGGAAAAACCCGGCGGTGGCGGCAGCCGTCGCATCATGTGGCGACAAATACAGTAA
- a CDS encoding type IV pilin protein encodes MRRSNRGFTLIEIMIVIAIIGIVITIGYPSLTEYMKKGRRADAAGLLTEQAQILERFYSKSNLYTGATGLSTGNDFYTITPTIADQTFTLTAIRKPGSSMATDKCGDFTISNTGARGLVNNTATVKDCWGR; translated from the coding sequence ATGCGCAGATCCAACCGAGGTTTTACCCTGATCGAAATCATGATCGTGATTGCGATCATCGGGATCGTCATCACCATTGGCTACCCGAGCCTGACCGAATACATGAAAAAGGGCCGTCGCGCCGACGCCGCCGGGTTGCTGACCGAGCAAGCGCAGATCCTCGAGCGCTTCTACTCCAAGAGCAACCTTTATACCGGCGCGACGGGCCTGAGCACGGGCAATGACTTCTACACCATCACCCCGACCATTGCCGATCAGACGTTCACCCTGACGGCGATCCGCAAGCCAGGCTCAAGCATGGCGACCGACAAGTGTGGCGATTTCACCATCAGCAACACCGGCGCCCGAGGCCTGGTCAACAACACCGCCACCGTCAAGGATTGCTGGGGCCGCTAG
- the thiO gene encoding glycine oxidase ThiO, with amino-acid sequence MTRQQQVVIVGGGVIGLLTAFNLASEVQSVVLLDRANLGQESSWAGGGIVSPLYPWRYSPAVTALAHWSQDFYPQLGERLFAATGVDPEVHTTGLYWLDLDDEAEALAWAKRENRPLRAVDISAAHDAVPVLGGGFSRAIYMADVANVRNPRLVKSLKAALLALPNVTIHEHCEVSGFIRDGNSVVGVQTSDGAIHGDHVVLTAGAWSGDLLKSLGLQLPVEPVKGQMILYKCAADFLPSMVLAKGRYAIPRRDGHILIGSTLEHEGFDKTPTESALESLKASAEELIPALADAEVVGHWAGLRPGSPEGIPYIGQVPGFAGLWLNCGHYRNGLVLAPASCQLFADVMLGRAPIIDPVPYSPVGRI; translated from the coding sequence ATGACCAGGCAACAGCAAGTGGTGATTGTCGGCGGCGGGGTGATTGGCCTGCTGACCGCATTCAATCTCGCGTCCGAAGTGCAAAGTGTGGTGTTGCTGGATCGCGCCAACCTCGGCCAGGAATCATCCTGGGCGGGTGGCGGAATTGTTTCGCCGCTGTACCCGTGGCGCTACAGCCCGGCGGTCACGGCGCTGGCGCACTGGTCGCAGGATTTTTATCCACAGCTCGGCGAGCGCCTGTTCGCAGCGACCGGCGTCGATCCTGAAGTGCACACAACCGGCCTGTACTGGCTGGATCTGGATGACGAAGCCGAGGCGCTGGCCTGGGCCAAACGGGAAAACCGTCCGTTGCGCGCGGTGGATATTTCGGCTGCTCACGATGCGGTGCCGGTGCTCGGCGGCGGATTTTCGCGGGCGATCTACATGGCGGATGTGGCCAATGTGCGCAATCCGCGACTGGTCAAATCGCTGAAAGCGGCGCTGCTGGCGCTGCCGAACGTGACCATCCACGAGCATTGCGAAGTCAGCGGATTTATCCGCGACGGCAACAGCGTAGTCGGCGTGCAAACGTCCGACGGCGCAATTCATGGTGATCATGTGGTGCTGACGGCCGGCGCCTGGAGCGGTGACCTGCTGAAAAGTCTCGGTCTGCAACTGCCGGTCGAGCCGGTCAAAGGGCAGATGATTCTCTACAAATGCGCGGCGGATTTTCTGCCGAGCATGGTCCTGGCTAAAGGACGCTATGCGATTCCGCGGCGTGACGGACATATCCTGATCGGCAGCACGCTGGAGCATGAAGGATTCGACAAGACGCCTACCGAATCGGCGCTGGAGAGCCTCAAGGCTTCGGCGGAGGAACTGATTCCGGCGCTGGCCGATGCCGAGGTGGTGGGGCATTGGGCGGGGTTGCGCCCGGGTTCGCCGGAAGGGATTCCGTACATTGGGCAGGTGCCGGGGTTCGCCGGGCTGTGGCTCAATTGCGGGCATTACCGCAATGGGCTGGTGCTGGCGCCGGCGTCGTGCCAGTTGTTTGCGGATGTGATGTTGGGGCGGGCGCCGATTATTGATCCGGTGCCGTACTCGCCGGTTGGGCGGATTTGA
- a CDS encoding sigma-54-dependent transcriptional regulator → MSSRQKVLIVDDEPDIRELLEITLGRMKLDTFSARNLSEAQALLGRETFDLCLTDMRLPDGTGLELVQHIQQRYPLLPVAMITAYGSLETAINALKAGAFDFLTKPVDLTRLRELVTSALRLPAPGGVSTAIDRRLLGDSLPMRALRKQIDKLARSQAPVYISGESGSGKELVARLIHEQGPRANGPFVPVNCGAIPSELMESEFFGHRKGSFSGAIEDNPGLFLAARGGTLFLDEVADLPLAMQVKLLRAIQEKAVRSVGGQQETVVDVRILCATHKDLDAEVSAERFRQDLYYRLNVIELRVPPLRERRDDIETLASHVLKRLAAGTGQPPAKLHPQAVEALKGYRFPGNVRELENMLERAHTLCENKQIEAGDLRLAEGNCTADAGVADLTQIDNLEHYLENVERKLILQALEETRWNRTAAAQRLNLSFRSMRYRLKKLGLD, encoded by the coding sequence ATGAGCTCACGGCAAAAAGTCCTGATCGTTGACGACGAACCCGATATTCGCGAACTCCTGGAGATCACTCTGGGACGAATGAAACTCGACACCTTCAGCGCCCGTAATCTCAGCGAAGCCCAGGCATTGCTCGGTCGGGAGACATTCGACCTGTGCCTGACCGACATGCGCCTGCCCGATGGCACGGGCCTCGAACTGGTGCAACACATCCAGCAACGTTATCCCTTGCTGCCGGTGGCGATGATCACCGCGTACGGCAGCCTCGAAACCGCGATCAACGCCTTGAAGGCTGGCGCGTTCGACTTCCTGACCAAACCGGTTGACCTCACGCGCCTGCGTGAACTGGTCACCAGCGCCCTGCGCCTGCCCGCGCCGGGTGGCGTCAGCACCGCCATCGACCGCCGTTTGCTCGGTGATTCGCTGCCGATGCGGGCCTTGCGCAAACAGATCGACAAACTCGCGCGCAGCCAGGCGCCGGTGTACATCAGCGGCGAATCCGGCAGCGGCAAAGAGTTGGTCGCGCGCCTGATCCACGAACAAGGCCCGCGCGCCAACGGCCCGTTTGTTCCAGTCAACTGCGGGGCGATTCCCTCAGAGCTGATGGAAAGCGAATTCTTCGGCCATCGCAAAGGCAGTTTCAGCGGCGCCATCGAAGACAACCCCGGACTGTTTCTCGCGGCGCGCGGTGGCACGCTGTTCCTCGACGAGGTGGCTGACTTGCCGTTGGCGATGCAGGTCAAACTGCTGCGGGCGATTCAGGAAAAAGCCGTGCGCAGCGTCGGCGGCCAACAGGAAACCGTGGTCGATGTGCGCATCCTCTGCGCGACCCACAAAGACCTCGACGCCGAAGTCAGCGCCGAACGTTTTCGCCAGGATTTGTACTATCGGCTGAACGTCATCGAGCTACGCGTGCCGCCATTGCGCGAACGCCGCGACGACATCGAAACATTGGCGAGCCATGTGCTCAAACGGCTGGCGGCGGGCACCGGGCAACCGCCAGCCAAACTGCATCCGCAGGCGGTTGAAGCGCTGAAGGGTTATCGGTTTCCGGGCAATGTGCGCGAACTGGAGAACATGCTCGAACGCGCTCATACCTTGTGTGAGAACAAGCAAATCGAGGCCGGTGATTTGCGTCTGGCGGAGGGCAATTGCACGGCCGATGCTGGCGTCGCAGACCTGACGCAGATCGATAACCTGGAACATTATCTGGAAAACGTCGAGCGCAAACTTATCCTCCAGGCGCTGGAAGAAACGCGCTGGAACCGTACGGCGGCGGCGCAACGGCTGAATTTGTCGTTTCGGTCGATGCGTTATCGGTTGAAGAAATTGGGGTTGGATTGA
- a CDS encoding sensor histidine kinase: MIAEATSPGSKQAQRLLRLYHLYRLSVGITLVLLISSNMDNQLLTLANNDLLRSGSWLYLVLNILLVVFLENTRRPAQLFSLTLVDVLLLCGLFYAAGGVASAIGNLLIVSVAIGNTLLRRRIGLLIAAVAALGIVGLSFLLSFSHPATPSDYLQAGTLGALCFAAALLVQGLIQRLEVSEHLAEQRASEVVGLEALNALILQRMRTGILVLDDQRRVQLANHSALSLLGQERLVGELIDDYSPALVERLQLWLNNPTLRPQSLKIASSGLELQPSFIALDQSPHHQSLHHQTLVFLEDLAQIAQQAQQLKLAALGRLTAGIAHEIRNPLGAISHAAQLLQESEELNGADRRLTQIVQDHSKRMNRVIENVLQLSRRQQTAPQRLDLKPWLTQFVADTLEAATQRQRIHLQIGAGNFTTLMDPNQLNQILDNLLRNAWRHSALRHDTAEVWLQLFVDADSQLPVLEVLDNGPGVAPEQQAHLFEPFFTTSTQGTGLGLYLSRELCESNQARLDFKPRQGGGCFRITFAHGRKQS; this comes from the coding sequence GTGATCGCTGAGGCGACCAGCCCCGGCAGCAAACAGGCGCAGCGACTGCTGCGCCTCTATCATCTCTACCGTTTAAGCGTCGGCATCACCCTGGTGTTGCTGATCTCCAGCAACATGGACAACCAGTTGCTGACGCTCGCCAATAACGACCTGCTGCGCAGTGGCAGTTGGTTGTATCTGGTGCTAAACATCCTGCTGGTGGTGTTCCTCGAAAACACCCGGCGCCCGGCGCAACTGTTCAGCCTGACCCTCGTTGACGTGTTGCTGCTCTGCGGCCTGTTCTACGCTGCCGGCGGTGTCGCCAGCGCCATCGGCAACTTGCTGATCGTCTCGGTGGCGATCGGCAACACCCTGTTGCGACGACGCATCGGCCTGCTGATCGCAGCGGTCGCCGCCCTCGGCATCGTCGGATTGAGCTTCCTGCTCAGCTTCAGCCACCCCGCTACGCCCAGTGATTACCTGCAAGCAGGCACTCTCGGCGCGCTGTGTTTTGCCGCCGCGTTGCTGGTGCAAGGTTTGATCCAGCGCCTGGAAGTCAGCGAGCACCTTGCCGAGCAGCGCGCCAGCGAAGTCGTCGGCCTCGAAGCCCTCAATGCGCTGATCCTGCAACGCATGCGCACCGGCATTCTGGTGCTCGACGACCAGCGGCGCGTGCAACTGGCCAATCACAGCGCGTTGTCGTTGCTGGGTCAGGAACGCCTTGTCGGCGAACTGATCGATGATTATTCGCCGGCCCTGGTCGAGCGCCTGCAACTGTGGCTCAACAACCCGACCCTGCGCCCGCAAAGCCTGAAAATCGCCAGTTCCGGACTGGAGCTGCAGCCCAGTTTTATCGCCCTCGACCAAAGTCCGCACCATCAGAGCCTGCATCATCAAACCCTGGTTTTTCTCGAAGACCTCGCGCAGATCGCCCAGCAGGCCCAGCAGCTGAAACTGGCCGCCCTCGGACGCCTGACTGCGGGGATCGCCCACGAGATCCGCAACCCGTTGGGCGCCATTAGTCATGCCGCGCAGCTGCTGCAGGAATCCGAGGAACTGAATGGCGCGGATCGGCGTCTGACGCAGATTGTTCAAGACCACTCTAAGAGAATGAATCGGGTTATCGAAAACGTCCTGCAATTGTCCCGTCGCCAGCAAACCGCGCCGCAACGCCTGGATCTCAAGCCGTGGCTGACGCAGTTCGTCGCCGACACTCTTGAGGCCGCGACGCAGCGCCAACGCATTCATCTGCAGATCGGCGCGGGTAACTTCACCACGTTGATGGACCCGAATCAGCTCAACCAGATTCTCGACAACCTGTTACGCAATGCCTGGCGCCACAGCGCCTTGCGCCATGACACGGCCGAGGTGTGGCTGCAGTTGTTTGTCGATGCCGACAGCCAGTTGCCGGTCCTCGAAGTGCTCGACAACGGTCCCGGCGTGGCACCGGAGCAGCAGGCGCATCTGTTCGAACCGTTCTTCACCACCAGCACCCAAGGCACAGGCCTGGGGCTCTATCTGTCCCGTGAGCTGTGCGAAAGCAACCAAGCCCGCCTAGACTTCAAACCACGCCAAGGCGGCGGCTGCTTTCGCATCACCTTTGCACACGGACGGAAACAAAGTTGA
- a CDS encoding PP0621 family protein, with protein MLRLLFWIALIAAAIWFWRKFKGQVAAPKSSAELDAAPMVRCAHCGVHLPRDRALNLQQQWYCSQAHLEQGPGSSDR; from the coding sequence ATGCTTCGTTTATTGTTCTGGATCGCCCTGATCGCCGCCGCCATTTGGTTCTGGCGCAAGTTCAAGGGTCAGGTCGCAGCACCCAAATCCTCCGCTGAACTGGACGCTGCACCGATGGTGCGTTGCGCCCATTGCGGCGTGCACTTGCCGCGCGACCGTGCGCTGAACCTTCAACAACAGTGGTATTGCAGCCAGGCTCACCTTGAGCAAGGCCCGGGTTCCAGTGATCGCTGA